In Achromobacter spanius, the following proteins share a genomic window:
- a CDS encoding YidB family protein: MSLLDTLASMAGGGQQGGSASLLPALIEQLNKYPGGLSGLIASFQKGGLSEVVASWVGPGQNLPVSADQLGSVLDPGVVNELSAKTGQDTDSVLASLSSLLPQLVDKATPEGEVQPGQQFNPTDLLASLSGMFGNRG, encoded by the coding sequence ATGAGCCTGTTGGATACCTTGGCCTCGATGGCCGGCGGCGGTCAGCAAGGAGGTTCGGCGTCGTTGCTGCCGGCGTTGATCGAGCAATTGAACAAATACCCGGGCGGCCTCAGCGGCCTGATCGCCAGCTTCCAGAAAGGCGGCTTGAGCGAAGTGGTGGCGTCGTGGGTCGGCCCGGGCCAGAACTTGCCCGTCAGCGCCGACCAGTTGGGTTCCGTGCTGGACCCCGGCGTTGTCAACGAGCTGTCCGCCAAGACCGGGCAGGACACCGATTCGGTGCTGGCTTCACTGTCTTCGCTGCTGCCCCAATTGGTGGACAAGGCCACGCCGGAAGGCGAAGTGCAGCCCGGCCAACAATTCAACCCGACTGATCTGCTGGCGTCGTTGTCCGGCATGTTCGGCAACCGCGGCTAA
- a CDS encoding lytic murein transglycosylase — MKQPYRAGMPFLALALCSAALAWPVASQAADAYAACLSQLRGPAQKAGVSPSTFDTHTAGLSPDMAVIDLLDAQPEFKTPIWDYMAGLVDDERVADGQAGMARWQAELARAASRYNVDPATIAAVWGVESNFGRTLGGRPLLTSLSTLSCFGRRQAYFRGEFFATLKIIQDEHIAPERLVGSWAGAFGQTQFMPSTYLRLAVDFDGDGRRDLVDSVPDALASTANFLKRAGWNPQLAWGYEVRLPSGLDTAGAGRKNKRPMSAWAKQGVTRVDGQALPGGETPAGLLLPAGRKGPAFLVTRNFDALYSYNAAESYALAIAHLSDRLRGGGPLVQAWPTDDPGLSRAERRELQRLLIAKGYELGEPDGMVGTRTRQALQAAQRELGLPADGRAGQKALQALCASASAPSSATPR, encoded by the coding sequence ATGAAGCAACCCTATCGCGCCGGAATGCCGTTCCTGGCCCTGGCGCTTTGTAGCGCCGCGCTGGCATGGCCGGTGGCGTCTCAGGCCGCTGACGCCTACGCCGCCTGCCTGTCGCAGTTGCGCGGCCCGGCGCAGAAAGCGGGCGTGTCCCCGTCCACCTTCGATACGCACACGGCCGGGTTGTCGCCTGATATGGCCGTCATTGATCTGCTGGATGCGCAGCCCGAGTTCAAGACGCCCATCTGGGACTACATGGCAGGTTTGGTGGACGACGAGCGGGTGGCGGACGGCCAGGCGGGCATGGCACGTTGGCAAGCGGAGCTGGCGCGCGCGGCATCGCGCTACAACGTCGACCCGGCCACCATTGCGGCGGTGTGGGGCGTGGAAAGCAATTTCGGCCGCACACTCGGTGGCCGGCCCTTGTTGACGTCCTTGTCCACGCTGTCGTGCTTTGGCCGCCGGCAAGCGTATTTCCGGGGCGAATTCTTCGCCACCTTGAAAATCATCCAGGACGAGCACATCGCACCGGAACGGCTGGTGGGGTCCTGGGCAGGCGCCTTCGGCCAAACGCAGTTCATGCCGTCCACCTATCTGCGGCTGGCGGTTGATTTCGATGGCGATGGCCGCCGCGACCTGGTCGATAGCGTGCCCGATGCGCTGGCGTCCACCGCCAACTTCCTGAAGCGCGCGGGCTGGAATCCGCAACTGGCCTGGGGTTATGAGGTGCGCCTTCCTTCCGGGCTGGATACGGCGGGCGCGGGGCGCAAGAACAAACGTCCGATGTCGGCGTGGGCCAAGCAGGGCGTGACGCGCGTGGACGGACAGGCCTTGCCCGGGGGCGAGACGCCGGCCGGCCTGTTGCTGCCGGCGGGCAGGAAAGGCCCGGCGTTTTTGGTCACGCGCAATTTCGATGCGCTGTATTCCTACAACGCAGCGGAAAGCTACGCGCTGGCCATCGCTCATCTGTCTGATCGGCTGCGTGGCGGTGGGCCATTGGTACAAGCCTGGCCGACGGACGACCCGGGCCTGTCCCGGGCGGAACGGCGCGAATTGCAACGCCTCTTGATCGCCAAAGGCTATGAGCTGGGTGAACCCGATGGCATGGTGGGCACCCGCACGCGCCAGGCCTTGCAGGCCGCGCAGCGCGAGCTGGGCTTGCCCGCGGACGGGCGGGCGGGGCAGAAGGCGCTACAGGCGCTGTGCGCTTCGGCCTCGGCACCAAGCTCGGCCACGCCACGTTGA
- a CDS encoding MOSC domain-containing protein: MTPITIAALLTGTLRPLGDSGRDSGIDKHPVAERLWLGAEGLRGDEQADRRFHGGPEKALHHYARDHYSTWRAELGARAVLDAPGAFGENISTTGLTEADVCVGDVFGVGTALIQVSQARQPCWKLDHRFGHRGMAARVQASGMTGWYYRVLEEGWLCAGDTLALRERPQPQWPLSRVQDILNRRVLDADVLHALATMPELSPNWRALFEKRAQAGQVEDWTRRLEGDAALSAPKER, from the coding sequence ATGACACCCATCACCATTGCTGCGCTGCTGACGGGCACCTTGCGCCCGCTGGGTGATTCCGGCCGAGACAGCGGTATCGACAAGCACCCCGTGGCCGAGCGTCTGTGGCTGGGCGCCGAAGGTCTGCGCGGCGACGAACAAGCCGACCGCCGCTTTCATGGCGGCCCGGAAAAAGCGCTGCACCATTACGCCCGCGACCACTATTCGACCTGGCGCGCCGAGCTGGGTGCGCGTGCCGTGCTGGATGCCCCGGGCGCGTTCGGCGAGAACATCTCCACCACCGGACTGACCGAGGCGGATGTCTGCGTGGGCGACGTCTTTGGCGTCGGCACGGCGCTGATCCAGGTGTCGCAGGCACGCCAACCGTGCTGGAAGCTGGACCACCGATTCGGCCACCGTGGCATGGCGGCGCGCGTGCAAGCAAGCGGCATGACCGGCTGGTACTACCGGGTGCTTGAAGAAGGCTGGCTGTGTGCGGGCGATACGCTGGCCCTGCGTGAACGGCCTCAGCCGCAATGGCCGTTGTCCCGCGTGCAAGACATCCTGAACCGACGCGTGCTGGATGCGGACGTGCTGCACGCCCTGGCGACGATGCCCGAGCTGTCGCCGAATTGGCGCGCGCTGTTCGAGAAGCGCGCGCAGGCGGGGCAGGTGGAAGATTGGACCCGACGGCTGGAAGGCGACGCCGCGCTTTCAGCACCCAAGGAACGTTGA
- a CDS encoding ferritin-like domain-containing protein encodes MNSNTMSAAPSGHVDDCLRGQALAALAAREWPEKMAAVRGIEDSAVLDRQREFVAPASLPGRPQRPELVVPAQVKHRSMATVEGRAALLHALAHIEFNAVNLALDILWRFAGMPDAFYRDWLRVAREEAYHFDLLRQRLATLGHAYGDFPAHNGLWDMAERTSSDLLARLALVPRTLEARGLDASPMIRNKLAGAGDAESAAIVDIILRDEIGHVAIGNQWFKHLCALAGKEPVACYAELAQRYDAPRLRGPFNLEARRAAGFDDAELAALQADQPELNTR; translated from the coding sequence ATGAACAGCAACACCATGTCCGCCGCGCCGAGCGGGCACGTCGACGACTGCTTGCGCGGACAGGCGCTGGCGGCGCTGGCCGCGCGGGAATGGCCAGAGAAAATGGCAGCCGTGCGAGGTATCGAGGATAGCGCCGTGCTGGACCGCCAGCGCGAATTCGTGGCCCCCGCCAGCTTGCCCGGCCGGCCGCAACGCCCGGAACTGGTGGTACCCGCGCAGGTCAAGCACCGTTCCATGGCCACGGTCGAGGGCCGCGCGGCATTGCTGCACGCGCTGGCCCACATTGAGTTCAACGCGGTCAATCTGGCGCTGGACATTCTGTGGCGCTTTGCCGGCATGCCTGACGCCTTCTATCGCGACTGGCTGCGTGTTGCGCGCGAAGAGGCCTACCACTTCGACCTGCTGCGCCAGCGGCTGGCGACGCTGGGCCATGCCTATGGCGACTTCCCGGCGCACAACGGTTTGTGGGATATGGCCGAGCGCACCAGCAGCGACCTGCTGGCGCGCCTGGCGCTGGTGCCGCGCACGCTGGAGGCGCGCGGGCTGGATGCCTCGCCCATGATCCGCAATAAATTAGCGGGGGCGGGCGACGCGGAAAGCGCGGCCATCGTCGACATCATCCTGCGCGACGAAATCGGTCATGTCGCCATCGGCAACCAATGGTTCAAGCACCTGTGCGCGCTAGCGGGCAAGGAACCCGTGGCGTGCTACGCCGAATTGGCGCAACGCTATGACGCACCCCGGCTGCGCGGCCCGTTCAACCTGGAAGCGCGCCGCGCCGCGGGATTCGACGATGCTGAATTGGCCGCATTGCAAGCCGACCAACCGGAACTGAATACCCGATGA
- a CDS encoding GNAT family N-acetyltransferase → MDSLRLTIETDLSRIDAHAWDALAGDQPFLRHAFLCAMHETECAAPASGWAPHYLALWRDDALAAAVPLYLKSHSRGEYVFDYAWADAFQRHGMRYYPKLLSAIPFTPVTGPRLLASNDEDRATLVRGLVAFAEEIKVSSLHVLFPSDADMRVLREAGFMVRESVQFHWTNPGYADFDAFLAMMSHDKRKKIRQDRKKVAAAGVSFRWLRGAEIGPAELGFFYDCYCRTYFQHGNPPYLNRDFFERAHREQPDAFVLVLAERDGEPVAAALNLAGGDALYGRYWGATEYVPGLHFETCYMQSIAYCIAHDIKRFEGGAQGEHKMARGLLPTPTWSAHWVAHPGFAEAIQNFLDEETSAVTDYLGELESHTPFKGSA, encoded by the coding sequence ATGGATTCCCTGCGCCTGACCATTGAAACCGACCTGTCCCGCATCGACGCCCACGCCTGGGACGCCTTGGCCGGTGATCAACCCTTTCTGCGGCATGCATTCCTGTGCGCGATGCACGAAACAGAATGCGCCGCGCCGGCATCGGGATGGGCGCCGCATTACCTGGCGCTATGGCGCGATGATGCGCTGGCGGCGGCCGTGCCGCTTTACCTGAAGTCCCATTCGCGCGGCGAGTACGTGTTCGACTACGCCTGGGCCGACGCCTTTCAGCGCCACGGCATGCGCTATTACCCCAAGCTGCTGTCGGCCATTCCGTTTACGCCGGTCACGGGGCCGCGCCTGCTGGCGTCCAACGACGAAGACCGCGCCACGCTCGTGCGCGGCCTGGTTGCCTTCGCCGAGGAAATCAAGGTGTCGTCGCTGCACGTGTTGTTTCCGTCGGACGCCGACATGCGCGTGCTGCGCGAGGCGGGGTTCATGGTGCGCGAGAGCGTGCAGTTTCATTGGACCAACCCCGGCTACGCGGATTTCGACGCCTTCCTGGCGATGATGAGCCACGACAAGCGCAAGAAGATCCGGCAAGACCGCAAGAAGGTCGCCGCCGCTGGCGTGTCCTTCCGCTGGCTGCGCGGCGCCGAGATCGGCCCCGCTGAACTCGGCTTCTTTTATGACTGCTATTGCCGCACGTACTTCCAACATGGCAACCCGCCGTATCTGAACCGCGATTTCTTCGAACGCGCGCATCGCGAACAGCCGGATGCATTCGTGCTGGTGCTGGCCGAGCGTGATGGCGAACCCGTGGCGGCGGCCTTGAACCTGGCGGGTGGCGACGCGCTGTACGGCCGCTACTGGGGCGCGACGGAATACGTGCCGGGGCTGCATTTCGAGACCTGCTACATGCAATCCATCGCGTATTGCATCGCGCATGACATCAAGCGCTTTGAAGGCGGGGCGCAAGGCGAACACAAGATGGCGCGCGGCTTGCTGCCCACGCCGACGTGGTCGGCGCATTGGGTGGCGCATCCGGGCTTTGCCGAAGCCATCCAGAACTTCCTGGACGAAGAGACTTCGGCCGTCACGGACTACCTGGGCGAACTGGAATCCCATACGCCGTTCAAAGGGAGCGCGTAG
- a CDS encoding DUF1854 domain-containing protein: MTLPSSLPLFDLRRNAFGRLEFISADGETHEGVIPVRAFPISEAGRGLSLVTSDGHELLWIEHLSDVPAPQRALIEEELAGREFMPEIQKLSSVSTYATPSTWKVETDRGPTSFTLRGEEDIRRLSPQTLLIADSHGIFYLVRDILSLDKHSRKLLDRFL, encoded by the coding sequence ATGACCTTGCCTTCCTCGTTGCCTCTCTTTGATCTGCGCCGCAATGCCTTCGGGCGTCTGGAATTCATCTCCGCCGACGGCGAGACGCACGAAGGGGTCATCCCCGTGCGCGCTTTCCCGATCAGTGAAGCCGGCCGAGGCCTGTCGCTGGTGACCAGCGACGGCCATGAACTGTTGTGGATCGAACACCTGTCCGACGTCCCAGCGCCGCAGCGCGCCCTGATCGAGGAAGAGCTTGCCGGGCGCGAATTCATGCCCGAAATCCAAAAGCTGAGCAGCGTGTCCACCTACGCCACGCCCAGCACCTGGAAGGTCGAAACGGATCGCGGCCCGACATCGTTTACGCTGCGCGGCGAGGAAGACATCCGCCGCCTGAGCCCGCAGACGCTGTTGATTGCCGACAGCCACGGCATCTTCTATCTGGTGCGCGACATCCTGTCCCTGGACAAGCACAGCCGCAAGCTGCTGGATCGCTTCCTGTAA
- a CDS encoding ABC transporter ATP-binding protein, with translation MKKPHLLSGLADAFPARWRDEIRAELADDETILAWVEIDLDQRLKFQPGLVAATDRRLLARNSADNGWESWVYGPQLSLSLTDHAGAAVLELHDDAARLAVWRFTLARNPAALRLLAQFESQQAIRLSGQPEEAPQERNCTVCNNVIPAGEEECPTCNQELAAPSSTWALLRLWRFARPYRGPLLAGFLLTLLGTAATLVPPYLTMPLMDEVLIPFQNGAPIDYDKVRLYLSGLLASALLAWGLGWARTYILAWVSERIGADLRTTTYEHLQQLSLEYFGGKRTGDLISRIGSETDRICVFLSLHLLDFATDILMIVMTAVILVTINPWLALVTLVPLPFIIWMIHAVRDRLRHGFEKVDRIWSEITNVLADTIPGIRVVKAFAQEKREVARFREANNRNLEVNDRVNTTWSLFSPTVTLLTEVGLLVVWIFGIWQVSQNQITVGVLAAFLAYIGRFYMRLDSMSRIVSVTQKAAAGAKRIFDVLDHVSSVPEPQKPATLPHINGRIELRDVGFRYGNRQVIRGLDLSIEPGEMIGLVGHSGSGKSTLINLICRFYDVSEGAVLVDGIDIRSVRVADYRRNIGLVLQEPFLFFGTIAENIAYGKPDATRDEIVAAARAAHAHEFILRLPHGYDSLVGERGQALSGGERQRISIARALLIDPRILILDEATSSVDTTTEKEIQKALDNLVRGRTTIAIAHRLSTLRKADRLVVLDRGQIVEQGPHEELMAHEGAYYRLYQAQARQAEADAQASGSEDMAAVA, from the coding sequence ATGAAAAAACCACACCTGCTTTCCGGCCTTGCCGATGCATTTCCTGCCCGCTGGCGGGACGAAATCCGCGCTGAACTCGCGGATGACGAAACCATATTGGCCTGGGTTGAAATTGACCTGGATCAGCGGCTGAAGTTCCAGCCTGGGCTGGTCGCAGCCACCGACCGCCGCCTGCTGGCCCGCAATTCCGCCGATAACGGCTGGGAATCCTGGGTCTATGGGCCGCAACTGTCGCTAAGTCTCACCGATCATGCGGGCGCCGCCGTGCTGGAATTGCACGACGATGCCGCGCGCCTGGCGGTCTGGCGCTTCACTCTGGCCCGCAATCCGGCCGCGCTGCGCCTGTTGGCCCAGTTCGAATCGCAACAGGCGATCCGGCTGTCCGGCCAGCCGGAAGAAGCGCCGCAAGAGCGCAACTGCACCGTCTGCAATAACGTCATTCCCGCAGGCGAAGAGGAATGCCCCACCTGCAACCAGGAACTGGCCGCGCCGTCGTCCACCTGGGCGCTGTTGCGCCTGTGGCGATTCGCCCGGCCGTATCGCGGCCCCTTGCTGGCGGGGTTTTTGCTGACCTTGCTGGGCACCGCCGCCACCCTGGTGCCGCCGTACCTGACCATGCCGTTGATGGACGAGGTGCTGATTCCGTTCCAGAACGGCGCGCCGATCGACTACGACAAGGTCCGCCTGTATTTAAGCGGTTTGCTGGCGTCCGCCTTGCTGGCATGGGGGCTGGGCTGGGCCCGGACCTACATCCTGGCCTGGGTCAGCGAACGCATCGGCGCCGACCTGCGCACCACCACCTATGAGCACTTGCAGCAGTTGTCGCTGGAGTATTTTGGCGGCAAGCGCACAGGCGACCTGATCTCCCGCATTGGCAGCGAGACCGATCGCATTTGCGTGTTCCTGTCGCTGCATCTGCTGGACTTCGCCACCGACATCCTGATGATTGTCATGACGGCGGTGATCCTGGTGACGATCAACCCCTGGCTGGCGCTGGTCACGCTGGTGCCGCTGCCGTTCATCATCTGGATGATCCACGCGGTGCGCGACCGTTTGCGCCATGGCTTTGAAAAGGTCGACCGCATCTGGTCCGAGATCACCAACGTGCTGGCCGACACGATCCCCGGCATACGCGTGGTCAAGGCGTTTGCGCAGGAAAAGCGCGAGGTTGCGCGGTTTCGCGAAGCCAATAACCGCAACCTGGAAGTCAACGACCGCGTGAACACAACGTGGTCTCTGTTCTCACCCACGGTGACGCTGCTGACCGAAGTGGGTCTGCTGGTGGTGTGGATATTCGGTATCTGGCAGGTGTCGCAAAACCAGATCACGGTGGGCGTGCTGGCGGCGTTCCTGGCGTATATCGGGCGCTTTTACATGCGCCTGGATTCGATGAGCCGCATCGTCTCGGTCACGCAGAAAGCGGCCGCCGGCGCCAAGCGCATCTTCGATGTGCTGGACCATGTGTCCAGCGTGCCCGAGCCGCAAAAGCCCGCCACGCTGCCGCACATCAATGGCCGCATTGAACTGCGCGACGTGGGCTTTCGTTATGGCAACCGCCAGGTGATCCGGGGGCTGGACCTGAGCATCGAGCCGGGCGAAATGATCGGCCTGGTGGGGCACAGCGGTTCGGGCAAGAGCACGCTGATCAACCTGATCTGCCGCTTCTACGATGTGTCCGAAGGCGCGGTGCTGGTGGACGGCATCGACATCCGTTCCGTGCGCGTGGCCGACTATCGGCGCAACATCGGGCTGGTGCTGCAAGAGCCTTTCCTGTTCTTCGGCACCATTGCCGAGAACATCGCTTACGGCAAGCCCGATGCCACCCGCGACGAAATCGTGGCGGCGGCGCGCGCGGCGCACGCACATGAATTCATCCTGCGCCTGCCGCATGGCTACGATTCGCTGGTGGGCGAGCGCGGCCAGGCCTTGTCGGGCGGTGAACGCCAGCGCATTTCGATCGCGCGTGCGCTGCTGATCGACCCGCGCATCCTGATCCTGGACGAAGCCACGTCGTCGGTGGACACCACCACCGAAAAGGAAATCCAGAAGGCGCTCGACAACCTGGTGCGGGGCCGCACCACCATCGCCATCGCGCACCGCTTGAGCACGCTGCGCAAGGCCGACCGGCTGGTCGTGCTGGACCGTGGCCAGATCGTGGAGCAGGGTCCGCACGAAGAATTGATGGCCCACGAGGGCGCCTACTATCGTCTCTACCAGGCGCAGGCGCGCCAGGCCGAAGCCGACGCACAGGCGTCGGGCAGCGAAGACATGGCCGCCGTGGCCTGA